In Deltaproteobacteria bacterium, a genomic segment contains:
- a CDS encoding trypsin-like peptidase domain-containing protein, whose amino-acid sequence MSRHSPAEARRLSLALLALLALLSGSAAVARDRAPRAPLFHLATPELQARLKPRVAQNVDAVAQYQRHGGRTGGTAFLVTPPDAAGLALVLTNHHVALFDKATVEGDALLFHRGGSARPTPAPIVDCVAANREIDYALLRVQLPAPLRDLSPVRLSRQGDEGLRSVYNAGFPRIWEAERARATRGEPSLVARGLGSRPVFERALGEPELPPKTFQVGTVDRGMWVEPFITLRLANETGSSGSPVFARGSDCAVAMLGAGGGNVHAFVLPIGRVLDHLARTRGRVEDPALRGVVNALLASAPPYLATENP is encoded by the coding sequence GTGTCACGACACAGCCCGGCCGAGGCTCGGCGCCTATCTCTAGCCCTGCTCGCCCTGCTGGCCCTCCTCTCGGGGAGCGCCGCGGTTGCGCGCGACCGCGCCCCACGTGCGCCGCTCTTTCACCTCGCGACCCCCGAGCTCCAGGCGCGGCTGAAGCCCCGCGTGGCGCAGAACGTGGACGCCGTGGCCCAGTACCAGCGGCACGGCGGCCGCACGGGCGGCACGGCTTTTCTGGTCACGCCTCCCGACGCGGCGGGCCTGGCGCTGGTGCTGACGAACCACCACGTGGCGCTCTTCGACAAGGCCACCGTCGAGGGGGACGCGCTCCTCTTTCATCGCGGAGGCTCCGCCCGACCGACCCCCGCGCCGATCGTGGATTGCGTCGCCGCGAACCGCGAGATCGACTACGCGCTCCTCAGGGTGCAACTCCCCGCGCCCCTGCGCGACCTCTCCCCGGTGCGGCTCTCGCGCCAGGGGGACGAAGGTCTGCGCTCCGTCTACAACGCGGGGTTCCCGCGCATCTGGGAGGCGGAACGCGCACGCGCCACCCGGGGCGAGCCGTCGCTCGTCGCGCGCGGGCTCGGCAGTCGCCCCGTCTTCGAGCGCGCGCTCGGCGAGCCGGAGCTCCCGCCGAAGACCTTCCAGGTGGGCACCGTCGATCGCGGGATGTGGGTCGAGCCCTTCATCACGCTGAGGCTGGCCAACGAGACGGGCTCGAGCGGCAGTCCGGTCTTTGCACGCGGCAGCGATTGCGCCGTGGCCATGCTCGGCGCCGGCGGAGGCAATGTCCACGCCTTCGTCCTGCCCATCGGTCGGGTGCTGGATCACCTGGCCCGCACCCGAGGACGCGTCGAGGACCCCGCCCTGCGCGGCGTGGTGAACGCGCTCCTCGCGTCGGCGCCTCCCTACTTGGCGACCGAGAACCCGTAG
- the hemW gene encoding radical SAM family heme chaperone HemW → MAGVLQYELVEALGRELLARALTPAPEGPAPEPESLPSLDSFAVYVHVPFCGSLCAYCSFAKGRDDELIERYFDALRWELEAYGALPQLAGARVTSIFLGGGTPSYVPAEKLADLLERLRGLFRVGPEVQVTLEANPESVDPAKLAAYRAAGIDRISLGVQSFDEARLRSLGRRHRRAEIDRAFGTIREAGISELSADLMYGLPGQTLADFDHELDQALAAPLTHLSIFPLIYRPDTPLYRRREEVQALQLELYERASARLEAAGFTAYTPEDFSRSGVYCAYQLDVWRPPARACLGLGAGALSGAAGRHWQNLGDTRAYLRACEAGAWPRRSGGTRDADDEATELLLLSAKTLRFELRLLEPHLGSARATTVKGWLGVAEQAGLVTRTSPEVFELTRPGRFFAARWWSAFILEKLGRAAQRSEKA, encoded by the coding sequence GTGGCGGGCGTCCTCCAGTACGAGCTCGTCGAGGCGCTCGGGCGCGAGCTCCTCGCCCGCGCGCTGACCCCCGCCCCCGAGGGACCGGCGCCGGAGCCGGAGAGCCTCCCGTCGCTCGATTCCTTCGCGGTATACGTGCACGTCCCCTTTTGCGGCTCGCTATGCGCCTATTGCAGTTTCGCCAAGGGGCGCGACGACGAGCTGATAGAGCGCTATTTCGACGCGCTCCGGTGGGAGCTAGAGGCCTACGGCGCGCTGCCGCAGCTCGCCGGGGCGCGGGTGACCTCGATCTTCCTCGGCGGGGGGACGCCGTCGTACGTCCCGGCCGAGAAGCTCGCCGATCTCCTCGAGAGGCTGCGCGGCCTCTTCCGCGTCGGCCCGGAGGTCCAGGTCACGCTCGAGGCGAATCCCGAATCGGTGGACCCGGCGAAGCTCGCGGCCTATCGCGCGGCCGGCATAGATCGGATCTCTCTCGGCGTGCAGAGCTTTGACGAGGCCCGCCTGCGCTCCCTCGGTCGCCGCCATCGCCGCGCGGAGATCGACCGCGCCTTCGGCACGATCCGCGAAGCCGGGATCTCCGAGCTCTCCGCCGACCTGATGTACGGACTCCCGGGTCAGACGCTCGCGGACTTCGACCACGAGCTGGACCAGGCGCTCGCCGCGCCGCTCACCCACCTGTCGATCTTTCCGCTGATCTACCGGCCGGACACGCCCCTCTACCGGCGGCGCGAGGAGGTCCAGGCGCTCCAGCTCGAGCTCTACGAGCGGGCCAGCGCGCGCCTCGAAGCGGCGGGCTTCACCGCGTACACACCGGAGGACTTCTCGAGGAGCGGCGTCTATTGCGCCTACCAGCTCGACGTCTGGCGTCCGCCGGCCCGGGCCTGCCTCGGGCTCGGCGCCGGTGCGCTCTCGGGGGCCGCGGGGCGCCACTGGCAAAACCTCGGCGACACGCGCGCGTACCTCCGGGCCTGCGAGGCCGGAGCGTGGCCCCGGCGGAGCGGGGGCACCCGTGACGCCGACGACGAGGCGACGGAGCTCCTTCTGCTCTCGGCGAAGACCTTGCGCTTCGAGCTACGTCTCCTCGAGCCGCACCTCGGGTCCGCGCGCGCTACGACGGTGAAGGGGTGGCTGGGGGTCGCCGAGCAGGCGGGCCTGGTCACCCGCACCTCACCGGAGGTCTTCGAACTCACGCGGCCGGGGCGCTTCTTCGCCGCGCGCTGGTGGAGCGCCTTCATCCTCGAAAAGCTCGGTCGGGCAGCGCAGCGCTCGGAGAAGGCGTAG
- the asnS gene encoding asparagine--tRNA ligase: MSTTRIADILSGKLAPGTQLAVSGWVRTRRDSKAGLSFVHLSDGSCFAPLQVVAEATLPNYEAEVKRLTAGCAVTARGTLVASQGKGQSLELHAEEVRVVGWVDDPEAYPIQPKPHTMEYLREVAHLRPRTNIIGAVTRVRNSLAAAIHRFFQQEGFLWIHTPIITASDCEGAGAMFRVSTLDLLNLPRTPEGAVDFGQDFFGREARLTVSGQLNVECYCLALSKVYTFGPTFRAENSNTRRHLSEFWMVEPELAFATLDDDVALAERFLKAIFRAVLDERQDDMAFFAERVDKECVKRVQAFIEAPFERVEYTDAVARLEKCGKKFEFPVHWGMDLQSEHERHLSEELVGRPVVVVNYPKAIKAFYMKVNEDDRTVAAMDVLAPGIGEIIGGSQREDRLDMLDRRLDEMNLPKADYGWYRDLRRYGSVPHAGFGLGFERAIQYLTGVENIRDVIPFPRAPRQAEF, encoded by the coding sequence ATGAGCACGACACGCATCGCCGACATTTTATCCGGAAAGCTCGCGCCGGGAACCCAGCTCGCCGTCTCCGGCTGGGTGCGGACGCGGCGCGACTCCAAGGCTGGCCTCTCCTTCGTGCACCTCTCGGACGGCTCGTGCTTCGCGCCGCTGCAGGTGGTCGCGGAGGCCACCCTGCCGAACTACGAGGCGGAGGTGAAGCGGCTCACCGCCGGCTGCGCCGTCACCGCTCGCGGCACGCTCGTCGCGTCGCAGGGCAAGGGGCAATCCCTGGAGCTCCACGCCGAGGAGGTGCGGGTCGTCGGCTGGGTGGACGACCCCGAGGCCTACCCGATCCAGCCCAAGCCCCACACCATGGAGTACCTGCGCGAGGTGGCGCACCTCCGGCCCCGCACGAACATCATCGGGGCCGTGACGCGCGTGCGGAACAGCCTGGCCGCGGCGATCCACCGCTTCTTCCAGCAGGAAGGCTTCCTCTGGATCCACACGCCGATCATCACGGCCAGCGACTGCGAAGGGGCGGGCGCGATGTTCCGCGTTTCCACGCTCGACCTGCTGAACCTCCCCCGCACCCCGGAGGGCGCGGTGGACTTCGGGCAGGACTTCTTCGGGCGCGAGGCGCGGCTCACCGTCTCGGGACAGCTCAACGTGGAGTGCTACTGCCTCGCGCTCTCCAAGGTCTACACTTTCGGGCCGACCTTCCGTGCCGAGAACTCGAACACGCGGCGCCACCTGTCGGAGTTCTGGATGGTGGAGCCCGAGCTCGCCTTCGCCACGCTCGACGACGACGTGGCGCTGGCCGAGCGCTTTCTGAAGGCGATCTTCCGCGCGGTGCTCGACGAGCGGCAGGACGACATGGCCTTCTTCGCCGAGCGCGTGGACAAGGAGTGCGTGAAGCGCGTCCAGGCCTTCATCGAGGCCCCCTTCGAGCGCGTCGAGTACACCGACGCCGTGGCCCGCCTCGAAAAGTGCGGCAAGAAGTTCGAGTTCCCCGTCCACTGGGGGATGGACCTGCAGTCGGAGCACGAGCGCCACCTGAGCGAGGAACTGGTGGGGCGCCCCGTCGTGGTCGTGAACTACCCGAAGGCCATCAAGGCGTTCTACATGAAGGTCAACGAGGACGACCGCACCGTGGCGGCCATGGACGTGCTCGCCCCCGGGATCGGCGAGATCATCGGCGGCAGCCAGCGCGAGGACCGGCTCGACATGCTCGACCGGCGCCTCGACGAGATGAACCTGCCGAAGGCGGACTACGGCTGGTACCGGGACCTCCGGCGCTACGGCTCGGTCCCCCACGCCGGCTTCGGCCTCGGCTTCGAGCGGGCCATCCAGTACCTCACCGGGGTGGAGAACATCCGCGACGTGATCCCCTTCCCGCGCGCTCCCCGCCAGGCGGAGTTCTAG
- a CDS encoding GNAT family N-acetyltransferase, with amino-acid sequence MGHIVLHDASFDELDARTWHDLVQLRIDVFVVEQACIYRELDGRDVETTTRHLWLADERPVAYLRVLDEGNARRISRVLTRSDRRGAGLAERLVRAALERTVPPVILHAQSHLAAWYARLGFTVTGPEFLEDGIPHLPMRR; translated from the coding sequence GTGGGCCACATCGTCCTTCACGACGCCAGCTTCGACGAGCTCGACGCCCGCACCTGGCACGACCTCGTGCAGCTTCGCATCGACGTCTTTGTGGTCGAGCAGGCCTGCATCTACCGCGAGCTGGACGGGCGGGACGTGGAGACCACCACGCGGCACCTCTGGCTGGCCGACGAGCGTCCGGTGGCCTACCTGCGCGTGCTCGACGAGGGGAACGCCCGCCGCATCAGCCGCGTCCTGACGCGGAGCGATCGTCGCGGCGCGGGGCTCGCGGAGCGACTCGTCCGGGCCGCGCTCGAGCGGACGGTTCCCCCGGTGATCCTCCACGCGCAGTCGCACCTCGCCGCGTGGTACGCGCGACTCGGCTTCACCGTCACGGGCCCCGAGTTCCTGGAGGACGGTATCCCCCACCTGCCGATGCGCCGCTAG
- a CDS encoding FAD-dependent oxidoreductase: MRESRFDILFEPVKLGPVTAKNRFFQVPHCNGMGHRHPSAHAEMRGVKAEGGWAVVCTEEVEIHHSSEISPFVEGRIWDDADLPAHERLVAKVHEHGALAGIELVHGGMAAPNLYSRTPPLGPSHLPVTSTHPVQTRRMDAKDLRDLRRWHRQAVARSLAAGYDLVYVYAGHGLATLEHFLSPRYNDRTDGYGGSVAGRTRLLREVLEDTLEEVAGRAAVACRICVDELLGPQGLERAQIEEVLGLVGELPDVWDFMVGKWDFDSLPARFSEEGYQEEFVRGLKKLTSKPVVGVGRFTSPDTMVRMIRSGVLDLVGAARPSIADPFLPKKLEEGRWEEIRECIGCNICVSGDFTLVPMRCTQNPTMGEEWRRGWHPERMRPKKSEAKVLVVGAGPAGLEAAQGLGKRGYQVVLAEATDTLGGRVTREARLPGLATWMRVVDYRKGQLDRLSNVELALESRVTAEEIASYGFEHVALATGARWRADGVGRWHTHPMRLVATETLTPDDLMAGARPAGDRVVLFDDDHYYMGGVLAELLAREGRQVTLVTAEPRVSEWTTHTMEQRRIQKRLLELGVTLKTSHAVLSAEGGSLRLGCAYTGRESELSCDALVLVTARLPKDALAEEVRLVVGEGEGPRVRLIGDAYSPGTVAAAVWDGRRYAEELDEPESDGDAPPFRREVVELQG, from the coding sequence ATGCGCGAATCACGCTTCGACATTCTCTTCGAGCCGGTGAAGCTCGGACCGGTCACCGCGAAAAACCGTTTCTTCCAGGTACCGCACTGCAACGGCATGGGACACCGCCATCCCTCGGCGCACGCCGAGATGCGCGGGGTGAAGGCCGAAGGGGGCTGGGCGGTAGTCTGCACCGAGGAGGTGGAGATCCATCACTCCTCGGAGATCTCCCCCTTCGTCGAGGGGCGCATCTGGGACGACGCCGACCTCCCGGCGCACGAACGGCTCGTGGCCAAGGTGCACGAGCACGGGGCGCTGGCGGGGATCGAGCTCGTGCACGGCGGCATGGCGGCGCCGAACCTCTACTCGCGCACGCCCCCTCTCGGGCCGTCGCACCTGCCGGTCACGAGCACGCACCCGGTGCAGACGCGCCGCATGGACGCGAAGGACCTGCGGGACCTGCGCCGCTGGCACCGCCAGGCGGTAGCGCGGTCGCTCGCTGCGGGCTATGACCTGGTCTACGTCTACGCGGGGCACGGCCTGGCCACGCTCGAACACTTCCTCTCGCCTCGGTACAACGATCGCACCGACGGGTACGGCGGAAGCGTCGCCGGGCGGACGCGCCTTCTGCGCGAGGTGCTCGAGGACACGCTCGAGGAGGTGGCTGGCCGGGCCGCGGTGGCCTGTCGCATCTGCGTGGACGAGCTCCTCGGGCCGCAAGGGCTCGAGCGCGCCCAGATCGAGGAGGTGCTCGGGCTCGTCGGGGAGCTCCCCGACGTGTGGGACTTCATGGTGGGCAAGTGGGACTTCGACTCGCTGCCGGCGCGCTTCAGCGAGGAGGGCTACCAGGAGGAGTTCGTCCGGGGCCTGAAGAAGCTCACCTCGAAGCCGGTGGTAGGCGTGGGACGCTTCACCTCCCCCGACACCATGGTGCGCATGATCCGATCGGGGGTGCTGGACCTCGTCGGCGCGGCGCGGCCGTCGATCGCCGACCCCTTTCTGCCGAAGAAGCTCGAGGAGGGGCGGTGGGAGGAGATCCGGGAGTGCATCGGCTGCAACATCTGCGTGAGCGGCGACTTCACGCTGGTGCCGATGCGCTGCACGCAGAACCCGACCATGGGCGAGGAGTGGCGGCGCGGCTGGCACCCCGAGCGGATGAGACCGAAGAAGAGCGAGGCCAAGGTGCTCGTGGTGGGGGCAGGGCCGGCGGGACTCGAGGCGGCGCAGGGCCTCGGCAAGCGCGGGTATCAGGTGGTGCTGGCCGAGGCGACCGACACGCTCGGCGGGCGCGTGACGCGCGAGGCGCGGCTACCGGGGCTGGCGACCTGGATGCGCGTGGTGGACTACCGCAAGGGGCAGCTCGATCGGCTGAGCAACGTGGAGCTGGCGCTCGAGAGCCGCGTGACCGCCGAGGAGATCGCCTCCTACGGCTTCGAGCACGTGGCCCTGGCCACCGGCGCGCGGTGGCGGGCCGACGGCGTGGGACGCTGGCACACGCACCCCATGCGCCTCGTCGCGACCGAGACCCTGACCCCCGACGACCTGATGGCGGGCGCGAGGCCGGCCGGCGACCGCGTGGTGCTCTTCGACGACGATCATTACTACATGGGCGGCGTGCTGGCCGAGCTGCTGGCGCGCGAGGGGCGCCAGGTCACGCTCGTCACGGCCGAGCCGCGCGTCTCCGAGTGGACCACGCACACCATGGAGCAGCGACGGATCCAGAAGCGGCTCCTCGAGCTAGGCGTGACGCTCAAGACGTCTCACGCCGTGCTCTCCGCCGAGGGGGGCTCCCTGCGCCTCGGCTGCGCCTACACCGGGCGCGAGAGCGAGCTCTCGTGCGACGCGCTCGTGCTCGTGACCGCGCGGCTGCCGAAAGACGCGCTGGCCGAGGAGGTGCGGCTCGTGGTCGGGGAGGGGGAAGGCCCCCGCGTGCGTCTCATCGGGGATGCCTACAGCCCGGGCACCGTCGCCGCGGCGGTCTGGGACGGCCGTCGCTACGCCGAGGAGCTCGACGAGCCCGAATCGGACGGCGACGCCCCGCCGTTTCGGCGCGAGGTGGTCGAGCTGCAAGGGTAG